The Bradyrhizobium sp. B097 genome contains the following window.
CAGTCGCCGGCTTCGTCCTGCCAGACCAGCGCCTTGAGCGGCAGATCGATCCCGATGGTCTGCGCAGCCTGCATCAACGGCGTGCCGCCCTTGGCATTGCCAAACACGAACAGTTCGGTCGGACGGAGCGTAAGCCCGGCACCGGCGGCGCCCGCGGCATGATCGATCTGCGCGAACAAGGTCAGCCCGCGCGCCTGCAATTCGGCCTTGAGCCGGTCCGCGGTTTGCTTCGGCCCGACTTGGCTGCGAAGGCTGATCAGTCCGTCAATCGCCATCAAGCGTCCTCCAGCGCCGTTGCCGCAAGCTACTCAGTCGCAGGGGGCGGCGCCACGCCAAAGCATGATCCAGCGGTTTTCCGAAAAGATCATGCTCAAACAAGGAGCTAAAGCGCGATGACGAGTCTACCGGATCTCATCGCGCTTTAGGCGCTTCACGCTCCAGTGAGACGAAGCTTCGCATGCTTTTTGCCGCCGGGCCGCCTATATTCCGCGCATGCCAACCCTGATCGCCGGCGTCGTCGCAATTGTCATCCTTTACTCCGCACTGCAGATGTTTCGTGCGGCCAATCCTGCCGTGCTTGCGCGTGCGATCAAGATCGGTGGCGGCGTGCTCGCGCTTGCCGTTGCGGCCTTCACCGGCGTGCGGGGCGAACTGGCAGTGGCAATCCCGCTCGGCATCTTCGGCGCCGGATTGCTCGGCTGGTCGCCGTTCGGGAGCACCGGCTTTCCCAATTTCGGCGGCATGTTCGGCGGTTCGCGCAATCAGGGACAAAGCTCGCGGGTGCGCTCGCAATATCTCGACATGAGCCTCGATCACGACAGCGGCGTGCTCAAGGGCCAGATCGTGGCGGGACCGCAGGCCGGCCACATGCTCGACGAGTTCGACCTGTCGCAGCTTCTGGCGATGGTCCCGAGCTTCGACGCCGAAAGCGTCGCGCTACTTGAAAGCTATCTGGACCGCCGCTTTCCCGCCTGGCGTCAGGACGCACAGGGCGACCGGACAGGGGGGCAGGGCCGCGCGGCGACGAGTGGCAAAATGACGAACGAGGAGGCCTATCAGATCCTTGGCCTGCAGCCGGGAGCGTCGCGTGACGACATCGGCCGGGCTCACCGCACCCTGATGAAGAAACTCCATCCCGACCAGGGGGGCTCGACGTATCTCGCTGCCCGTGTGAACGAGGCCAAGGATACTCTGCTTCGCACGCATCTCTAACTCCGGCTACGCCACTGACGCCACAGCCGAGAGCTGCCTTCCGCTTCTGATTGATGCCCCGTGTGGCCCGCCGCTGTCCGGCGTGGCCGATCGTTCTTTCGGGAAAACTTAACCGTAAAATATTGACGAGAAGTTCTCATGGTTGCGCCGCGCGCGGAAAGGCCGGTCGTTGGCGCGGCGGCCCGCCAAGCAAAAGGGCCGGCGCTTGCGGCGCCGGCCCTTTGAAATCAGACGATCGCGTCGATCAGTTGCGAACGGTGATGCAGGAGATCTCGGCGCGCTTCAGCGTCTTGCACGCAGCTTCCGCCTGATCGCGCTCGAGGCCGGCAAAGCGGGCGCGGTAGAGCTTGCGATTGTCCTTGGCCACGACCTCGGTGAACGGGTCTGCCTTGCTGAGGAGGCCGCGGGCCGAGCTGCGCGCGAGGTCGATACGCTTGTTGGCCTCGCCTTCGGACTCGAGCGCGCCAACCTGGATGATCCAGCCGGAATGCGCGGCGCCTGGCTTGACGACGCTGGTCTGCGGCGCGGCCTGCAGGCTGCGGGTCGTCGGTTCGATCGAGGCCACCGCCTGCGGCGCCGCGACGGCGGCCGGTGCATGGACGGACGAGGCCGGCAGCACGCCGAGGATGCCGTTGCCGGTGCCGAAGTTCGCCGGCTGCGGCGGCATCTCGGGCCTCGTGGTCTCGGCAGCCCGCGCCATCATCGCATTGGAGGTCTCGGGAACTTCGCCGCGCGACGGGATGGTGCTGGTGATCGGGGGCGCGGACTGCGCCGGGCCGGCGGCGGCAAGCTTGATCTGGCCGGCCTTGACCTGCACGGTCTTCACCTTGACCGGCTTCATCGGTTCGGCCGAGCCGGGGATCGCGGCGATCGGCTGGGTCTGGATCACGCCTGAGGTCAGCGGGGCCGGCTCGGGCTTGGCCTGCGGCTCAGGCTTCGCCGGGGGCGGCGGCAGGGCGGCGGCGACGGCTGCCATCAGCGAGGGCTTGCTGGCCGGGCGGGGCGCCTGCACCGCGACGGCTGCCGCGGCGGGCTCCGACGCTGCGACCGGCGCGGTGTCCGCGCTGCGGCCGCTGTCGGCATCGGCAACCTCGATATTGGCGTCGGCCGGGTTGCGCTCGGTGATCGCGGCGGCCGTGCGGGTGGTCGCGCCCTTGCCGATGTTCTCGGCCAGGAGGTTGCGCATGATGGCGTCGCGGGAGCCGCCGCTGCGTCCGCCAAGTACGACGCCGACCAGGAAGCGATTGCCACGGTGGATCGAGGTCACGAGGTTGAAGCCGGAGGCGCGGGTGTAACCGGTCTTGATGCCGTCGACGCCTTCGACGCTGCCGAGCAGGCGATTGTGACCGGTGATCGTGTGGCCGCGGAAATTGAACGCCGTGGTCGAGAAGTAGCGATAGTAGCGCGGGAAACGATCCTGGATGGCGCGACCGAGCGTCGATTGATCGCGCGCGGTGGTGATCTGCTCGTCGTTGGGCAGGCCTGAGGCGTTGCGATAGGTGGTCCGGCTCATGCCGAGCGCGCGGGCCTTGCGGGTCATCATCCGGGCGAAGTCGTCTTCGCTGCCGCCGATCGCCTCAGCGATCACGACTGCGGCGTCATTGGCGGAGCGGGTGACGAGACCCTTGATGGCGTCTTCGACCCTGATGGTCTGGCCGGGCCGCAGGCCGAGCTTGGTCGGGTCCTGCTCGGAGGCGTGCTCGGAAACCGGCATCTCGGTGTCGAGCTTCATCTTTCCGGAATCGAGGCGCTCGAACAGCAGATAGAGCGTCATGATCTTGGTGAGCGAGGCGGGGTGCCGCAGGCCGTCGGGACTGTTCGATGTCAGCACCGAGCCGGTGTTGCCGTCGACGATGATCGTCGCGAATTGCGGGCTGTAGCTTTCGCGCGCGGGCTCGCTGTGATGGTGACGGGCGGTGTGGCGCCGGTGACGGCGCGCCTCCGCGCTATCACTGGTGATCAGGATCGCCGTCGTGACGGTAACGAGCCCAAGAACGCCAACTCGCAGCGCCCGCGAGGAGGCCAAGGTTGTTCGAAGCATCTACTTCCCCGTCCCAATTTCTATCTAGATCACTGGCTCGTGAGGCGAAATTGTGCCCGGCGGCCGTCGATCCTTGCCTGCGCAACAGACCACTTCGGGCAGAACCATCGGCCCTCGTGGCGGCTCAGGTCGCTCTTCTAGCTAAGGTGTTGTTCACAAACAGCTTTCAAGGCTGTCCGTCGGAAGGCGAACAAAGTCCAGGAATCAGGTTAGGCGGACCGAGTTTCCAAAAGATTAAGCAACCGTTGCGTAGTCCCCCGGGGTTTATCGCAAATGCTCAGGATTCGGGCAAATGTCGTTGTGCGTCGCACAATATTTGTTGACTTTATTGTGCGATGCGATATTCCGATCGTTGTCAGGGGGCCGGGAGCTTCCCGGCAATGGGAATTTGCGCCTTCAAGTCTGGGAAAAGGAATTCCAATCCATGGTCAAGATCGAAGACATTCAGAACTACGGCAAAGAGCATTTCGAGTCCGTCACTGCGTCTGCGAACAACCTGCAGAGCGGCGTCCAGGCGATCGCCACCGCCTATGGCGACTACGCCAAGAAGTCGTTTGAGGACACCAAGTCGTTCGTCGAGAAGCTGTCGGGCGTGAAGTCGCTGGACAAGGCGCTCGAGGCGCAGACCGAGTACCTGCGTTCGTCCTACGAGACCTTCGTCGCGGAATCGCAGAAGATCGCCGGCCTGTACAGCGACTGCGCCAAGCAGACCTTCAAGCCCTATGAGGGCCTGGTCTCGAAGTTCGCGCCCGCTCAGTAAGCGCCGCTAATCAAGACAAACGAAAAGCCCGGCCGTTTCGGCCGGGCTTTTTTGTTGCGCCTGAAGCGGGCGGTTATTTCGCCAGCCGCAGCTTGCTGAGCGCGGTTCCGATCGTGTTGAACGTCGTCAGGATCTGGGTCGAGCTGGTCAGCATGAAGAACTTGTCGGGGCTGCTGGCGCAGTTCTTCAGGACGGTCGAGGTCGGATCGGCGGGCGAGCTGGTGTTCACCTGGATCGCGTAGATCGTGTACATCGGCGCACCATTGGAATCCTTCGCGGCCTGCAGATTCTGGCACTGCAGGGTCTGCCGTGCATCGATCGGATTGCCGGATGCCTGGCTGCTGCCGTCGCCGTAGTCGGGCCAGCGATCCTCGGTGTTCAGACCGTCGGAAAGAATGATGATGACGCGGTTGTAGGTGGTGTTGGAGTCCTCCGCCGGCGCGTTCAGCGGACCGCCCACCAGAAGGGACTGCCACGCCCAGGCGAGGCCGACCGACTGGTCGGTGCCGCCGGTCGGCTGCATCGCGTTGACCGCGGTCTTGAGCGCGCTCCAGTTGTAGCTCAGCGGAATGATCGGCTCGAGCGGCGTCGAGACGTTGCTGTTGCAATAGGCCGTGCCGTTTTCATAGTACTCGTTGGCCGGGAACATCGTGGTGACGTCGGATGTCGTCGGCAGTACGCCGGTCGCATCGTTCGGCTGGGTGCGGTCGGTGATGCAGCCCGTCCATGTGCTGATGGGATTGGTGGAGGGCTGCTGCCAGTTGTTCACCACGGTTGGCGTCTTGTTGGTCGAGGTCCATTGGTTGTTGGTCCATCCGACGACGGCGGTGACCCGCGGCTGGTTCTTGTTGTCCACGGTGTCGTTGGGGCCCGGCTGCGTCCAGTCGTGGGTATACAGATTGCCGGAGCACGAATAGACGCCGTTCTTGGTGCCGCAGCTGCAGCCGCTTACAGCGTAGCCCGTGGAATCCGTGGGACAGGCGCACGAGCTTGAGCCGGTGCAGAATACGCCCGTGCCGGCTGGCGTGCTGACCCAGCAGCCATTGTAGAGCGTGTGCGAATTGTAATCGACGCTCGGGCAAATGTAGCCCGAATAGGTCCCGCTCGAGGGGATGTAGGTCGTGTTGGACGAATTGGTCGGGCCCTTCGTGCAGGTGAAGCCGCCGTTGCCGTTGGTCCAGGGGCATCGTGCACCCGGTCCCACCGCATGCCAGTTCATCGGCAGGGTGGCCTGGGTGCTGCCGTTGTTCGGCTGCGCGGTCGGAGGATTGAGCCAGTCGGTCCAGTCGATGTAGTTCTGGCCATAGTTGCTGGCGCCGAGATTGACGACCTTGGCGAACGGGATGACGGAGATGTAGACGTCGCCGTTGTTCTTGCTGAGCGCGCTGAGCTGGTCGATCAGGCCGCCGGTTCCGGCCACCGCGTTTCGCAGCGCGGTAATCTTGCCGTTCTGGCTCATCGATCCCGTGTTATCGAGGGCGAGGGCGACGCGCATCTTGACGTTGCCCCAGGTGGTGGTGGTCGAGGTACCGAAATTCATTTTCTGGAAATTGCCGTGGGACAGATCGGCAAACTTCATGAAATAGGTGTTGATGTAGCCGGACCCGCTCAGGAGAATGGTCGCGGCAGTGTTCGCGGTCGGGGTCGTATAGGCGGCCGAGACGGAAATGCCTTGGCCGTCCTTGTTGGTGAAGAGGCTGTTGAAATAGGTCTGTGCCTTGTTCGGGATCTGCGCGGCCGTGATGTTGCCCATGGTCAGATCCTTGGACAGCATCAGCGCGGTGGAATCGAGGGCCGACTGCATCGCGGTGCGAGCGTTGTTGGCGCGGGTATAGTCGACCGCTGCGCCCACGAAGGCGAGGATCGGCAGCATTGCGAAGGTGAAGATCACCGCGACATTGCCGTCGGTTGCCCTGGAAAACCGGCGGAGAGCCGCGCGAACGCGATTGGAAATGGCTGAACCAAGCATGGCACTCTCGTCAAAATGAATTGCGCGGCCATCTCCACGTGCGCGGCTAAACAGATGGTGAATCGGGCCGGGGAAACCCTGCGGGTGGCCCGGCGGAAGCTCAAAAAGCGGGGCAAAAGCGCGGGCTATCCTGAATGCCGTCTAAACTGGAGGCCCCAGTCCTTTGTCAAATCAGCCAGAAATGATTAACCTTCCGAGGGTTGCCGCGCCGGGAATCGGACCGGTGGGCTGCGGCGGGTCAGCGCTTGCGGCAGGGCGTCGTGAGGCCCATATTCGGGAGGTCGATCCGGCCGCCGGATCGGACCGGGAGCGGCAATCTGGAAAGCATTGCTGGGGGTTCCGCGATCAGTCTTGCGGCAATCGCGACCACCTTCCAATCGCCAACCGGTTTCCCCTGGGGAATTCGAACGCCTGAGCCATGCTGCGATACACGTTGACAGTCCCGATCTCCGAGCCGGTTTCGGCCATGCCTGCGGTGTCCGCCGCGCCGGTGCCGAAAATGAGCAATGACGACAACCGCAATGGCGCGGGCAGCGGCCCGTCGACCTCGGTCATCACCAAGGTCAAGCCGAAGACCAAGCGCCCGAACCTGTATCGCGTCCTGATCCTGAACGACGACTACACGCCGATGGAGTTCGTGGTTCACGTGCTGGAACGCTTCTTCAACAAGGACGCCGAGGCGGCGACCAAGATCATGCTGCACGTTCACCATCACGGGATCGGTGAGTGCGGCGTGTTTACCTATGAGATCGCCGAGACCAAGGTGACGCAAGTCATGGACTTTGCGCGCAAGCATCAGCATCCACTGCAATGTGTGATGGAAAAGAAATAGTTCGCGGGAACGATTGACCTGCCGCGGAAGCGGAACGGGTCTTGCATCGCGCATTTTGACGGCTGCGAGCGGCGTTCCCGTATGATCACGGGGCGCCACCGGATCACGTCCCGGCGCCTGAATTTTAGAAGAAAACCATCATCGCGGGACCGGTCTTTCGCCACGATCCGTCGTAACTATATCAATGGCGATCACGAAGGTTGTTATTGCCTGACCCGGTAATGGCGATCATGATGGCCGGGGGCCATAGAGGACGCGAATGCCTACTTTTTCCCAAAGCCTAGAACAATCCTTGCATCGTGCATTGGCGATCGCGAACGAGCGTCACCATCAATACGCGACGCTCGAACACCTTCTGCTGTCGCTGATCGATGACTCGGATGCGGCGGCGGTGATGCGGGCCTGCAGTGTCGATCTCGACAAGCTGAGGACCAGCCTCGTCAATTATCTCGAGACCGAATTCGAAAACCTGGTGACGGATGGCGCCGACGACGCGAAGCCGACCGCTGGGTTCCAGCGCGTGATCCAGCGCGCGGTGATTCACGTCCAGTCGTCCGGTCGCGAGGAAGTGACCGGCGCCAACGTCCTGATCGCGATCTTCGCCGAGCGCGAGAGCCACGCTGCGTATTTCCTGCAGGAGCAGGACATGACGCGCTACGACGCCGTCAACTACATCAGCCACGGCATCGCCAAGCGGCCCGGCGTGTCCGAGGCACGGCCGGTGCGCGGCGTCGACGAGGAAACCGAGACCAAGGGCAACGAGGACGCCAAGAAGAAGGGCGAGGCGCTCGACACCTATTGCGTCAACCTCAACAAGAAGGCGCGCGACGGCAAGATCGATCCGGTGATCGGCCGCAATGCCGAGATCAACCGTGCGATCCAGGTGCTGTGCCGCCGCCAGAAAAACAACCCGCTGTTCGTCGGCGAAGCCGGTGTCGGCAAGACCGCGATCGCCGAAGGCCTCGCCAAGCGCATCGTCGACAGCGATGTGCCGGAAGTGCTGGCGGCCGCGACCGTGTTCTCGCTCGACATGGGCACGCTGCTCGCGGGCACCCGCTACCGCGGCGATTTCGAGGAGCGGCTCAAGCAGGTCCTGAAGGAGCTGGAGGCGCATCCGAACGCCATCCTGTTCATCGACGAGATCCACACCGTGATCGGCGCCGGCGCCACTTCCGGCGGCGCGATGGATGCGTCCAATCTGCTGAAGCCGGCGCTGGCTTCGGGCACGATCCGCTGCATGGGTTCGACCACCTACAAGGAATATCGTCAGCACTTCGAGAAGGACCGCGCGCTGGTGCGGCGCTTCCAGAAGATCGACGTCAACGAGCCGACGGTGGAAGACGCGATCGCGATCCTCAAGGGCCTCAAGCCCTATTTCGAGGATTACCATCGGCTGAAATACACCAATGAGGCGATCGAGGCGGCGGTGCAGCTGTCGTCGCGCTACATCCACGACCGCAAGCTGCCCGACAAGGCGATCGATGTGATCGACGAGTCCGGCGCGGCGCAGATGCTGGTCGCCGAGAGCAAGCGCAAGAAGACGATCGGCATCAAGGAGATCGAGACCACGATCGCGACCATGGCGCGGATCCCGCCGAAGAGCGTGTCGAAGGACGATGCCGAGGTGCTGAAGCATCTCGAGCAGACCCTGAAGCGCACGGTGTTCGGCCAGGACAAGGCGATCGAGTCGCTGGCGGCGTCGATCAAGCTGGCGCGGGCCGGCTTGCGCGAGCCGGAGAAGCCGATCGGCAGCTATTTGTTCTCGGGTCCGACCGGTGTCGGCAAGACCGAGGTGGCCAAGCAACTCGCGGCGTCGCTCGGTGTCGAGCTGCTGCGCTTCGACATGTCCGAATACATGGAGCGGCACACCGTGTCGCGCCTGATCGGCGCGCCTCCCGGCTATGTCGGTTTCGACCAGGGCGGCCTGCTCACCGATGGCGTGGACCAGCATCCGCATTGCGTGGTGCTGCTCGACGAAATCGAGAAGGCGCATCCGGATCTCTACAACGTGCTGCTGCAGATCATGGACCATGGCCGGCTCACCGACCATAACGGCAAGCAGGTCAACTTCCGCAACGTGATCCTGATCATGACCACGAATGCGGGCGCGGCTGACCTGGCGCGGCAGGCCTTCGGCTTCACCCGCTCGAAGCGGGAAGGCGACGATCATGAGGCGATCAACCGGCAGTTCGCGCCGGAGTTCCGCAACCGGCTGGATGCGATCGTCTCGTTCGCGCACCTCAATGCCGAGGTGATCGGCATGGTGGTCGAGAAGTTCGTGCTTCAGCTCGAGGCGCAACTCGCCGACCGCGACGTCACGATCGAGCTGTCCGAGCCCGCCAAGGCCTGGCTGATCGAGCACGGCTATGACGAGCAGATGGGCGCGCGTCCGATGGCGCGGATCATCCAGGAGCACATCAAGAAGCCGCTCGCGGATGAAGTTCTGTTCGGCCACCTCAAGGGCGGCGGACACGTTCGCGTCGTCCTCGTCAAGGACGAGGCGACCGACAAGGACAAGATCGGCTTCGAATATGTCGAGGGCCCGGTCACCCCGAAGCCCGAGAACCTGCCGCCGCGCAAGCGCAAGCCGCCGAAGGGCGGTCCGGGTGGCGGCGGAGGCGGCACCAAGGGGCCGGCCTCAAAGGGGCCGATGGTCAAGGCCTGACGGGCTGCATAATCAAAAAGGCCGGCTCCTGAGCCGGCCTTTTTCGTGTGGCAGCCGGTGTTTTCCGCCGGTCGCGCATGCCGCCGGACCGGCGTTACACGAGGCCGGCCAGGAAATCCCGCGTTTGCGAAGTCATCGGATAGGACAGTTCGATCCGCAGTTCCTGCAAGCCGACATCCTGGGGCGTGCCGAACGTCGTGATCGTATTGAACAGGTGCAGCACGGTTCCATCTATTTTTAGCTGCAGCGGGACAATCGGGAGTTCGGCCCGCTCCTGATCGTCAGCCGCCAGGTCGCAGCCTGCGGACGGTCCGAACTCACTGAGTAGTGATGCGGAGGGTGACCGGGGATCGCCGCGCGCCTCGTTGCGAAGCCGCGCGAGCAGGCGTGGCGCCACCGCCTGCCAGTTCAGGATTCTCGGGCGCATTTGCGAAGGCTCGAACATCATGCGCATCAAATTGAGCGGGCCGTCCGCCTGCAGCGCGCGCAGCGTGGCTTCGTCGAAGCAGGCGGCGACGAGCCGCGCCGCGCCGTTATTGTGCATGACGACGCGCCACTGGCGGTCGACCACGAACGACGGATAGGGCTCGTGGTGCGTGATGATGCGCATGAGCGCCTCGCGCACGCTTGCCATCTCGGCAAGATCGAGCGACCGCTCCGGATAGAGCGCGGCATAACCGGCTGACGCCAGCAACTCGTTGCGTGCGCGCAAGGGAATATCCAGCGCATCGCAGAGCCGGATCAGCATCTCGCGGCTCGGAAGCGTGCGGCCGGACTCCAGGAAGCTGAGGTGGCGCTGCGAAATGTTGGCGGTGATCGCGAGGCTGAGCTGGCTCTCTCGCCGCCGCTTCCTCCATTCGCTCAACCGCGCGCCGACGTGATCTGCCTGCAGCGGTTGTCGTCGCTGGCGTTCAGTCATGTGCGCGATCCTGTCCGGCCCGGCGGGTGCGTCCAATTACCCGGCGGGTAATTGCGCGAATTACGCGACCGGCAGTAGTGAACGAGAAAAGCACCCGTGCAACCCCCGACATTCCGGAGCGATGCAATGTTGAAGCCGAAGATTCTGGTCACCGGAGCGACCGGCAAGACCGGCATGCCGACTGCACTCGGGCTCGCGGAGAAAGGCTTTCCGGTGCGCGCCCTCGTTCGGCGGCACGACAGGCGCGCGGCGCTGTTGCAGAGCAAGGGTGTCGAAATCGTCGTCGGCTCGCTGGAGAGCCTGCGCGATCTCGAGCTGGCCATGAAGGGCGTGAAGCGCGCCTATTTCTGTCCACCGCTCGAACCCGGCACGCTGCGGCGTGCGGTGCTGTTCGCGGCGGCTGCGCGTGAGGCCCGGCTTGAGGCCGTGGTGCAGCTCAGCCAATGGGTGGCCGACGCAAGCCATCCCGCGGTGCATGCACGTGAGAAATGGCTGACCAATCACATGCTGTCGTGGATGCCGGATATCGGCATCGTCACGGTGCAACCCGGCTGGTTCGCGGACAATTACTTCGCCGTTATCGGGCAGGCCGCCCAGTTCGGGCTGTTCGGCCTGCCGCTGGGGCGCGGCTGCAATGCGCCGCCATCCAATGAGGACATTGCGCGGGTCATTGCGGCTTGCCTGGCCGAGCCGGCGCCGCATATCGGCAAGGCTTACCGGCCGACCGGCCCCCGGCTGCTGGCGCCCGGCGAAATCGCCGAACTGATGGGCGTGGCACTTGGCCGTGCCGTAAGCTACCAGGACGTGCCGCTGCCGATGTTTCTGAAGGCCGCCGCTTCGCTCGGGCTATCCGAGTTCGTGATCTCCCAACTGTACTGGTTTCTGCAGGACTATCAGGCCAATGCGTTCGGCGTCGGTGCGCCGACCGACGCGGTCGAGAATGTCGCCGGGGTGATGCCGGAGGATTTTCTCACCATCGCGAGGCGCTACGTCAGGACGTCGCCATCGGCGGAGCGCGGGATAGCGGGAGCGTTGCGGGAGACCGGCGGCTTGCTGGCTGCCTTGCTCGCGCGCAAACCCGACATCGGGCGGATCGAAGCGCGCCTCGGCGCCCCGCAGATCGAGGGCTTCGTGCTCGCACGCCAGTCTGAGGCTTGGCTAGCGACCCATGCCTGACGGCGACACGCGTTCAGCCTTCGCTGAGCAAGGTCCCTCCTTGATCTCGCACTTCGGGCGAGCGCGATGATATCGAAAAGACTGGCTGAGCAGCCGGCTCTTTTTTGTTTGCGCTCACTCGCCCTTCAGGCGCTGACCCTCATGGACCCGCACCTGCTCGGCGCCGCGGCTGCCGGCTGAGGACAGCCGCAGCGTGCTCAGCACCGCGCCTACCACGGCAAAGCCGACGCCGACCATCAGCGAGATTCTGGTGCCGTCGGCCGGATAGCGCGCCAGCAGCATCGCCACCAGCGCGGCACCGATGGTCTGTCCAAGCAGGCGCGCGGTCCCGAGCATGCCGCTGGCGCCGCCCGAGCGCTCGCGCGGCGCGGCGGCGATCATCGTGCGGTTGTTCGGGGTCTGGAACAGGCCGAAGCCGGCGCCGGCTAGCGCCATCCGCCAGATCACGTCGATCGGTGTCGCAGTGACCGGCATGAACGCCAGCGTTCCCAGACCCAGCGCGAATAGCAGCAGGCCGATGCCGCCGAGCAGGCCGGCGGGGTAGCGCTCGACCAGCCAGCCGGCGATCGGCGCGGCGAATGCGACCGCGATCGGCCACGGCGTGATCAATAGGCCGATCTGCACCGCCGAATATCCGAAGTGGTTCTCGAGATAGAACGGCATCGCGACGAAGGCCAGCATCTGGCCGCAGAACGAGGCGATCGACGTGCCGATCGAGAGCGCGAAGATCGGAATCCGCAAGAGGTCGACCGGCAGCAGCGGCGAGGGCAGATTTTGTTGCCGCCGGTACAGCAGATGAGAAGCGACCGCGGCAATCGCAAATTCCAATGCGCAGAGATACAGCGCCTCGCCATGGCCGGCGCTGTCGATCGCGCTGATGCCGAACCCGAACGCGATCGCGCTCATCGCGGCGCTCTGCCAGTCGAAGGCGTGAACCGCGGGCCTGGTATGCGGCAGGAAGCGCCAGCCCAGCGCCAGCGTGACGATGCCGAGTGGGACATTGATGGCGAACAGATACGGCCAGGTCCCGACCGCCAGGATGAACGAGGCGATGGTCGGGCCGACCGCGGCCGAGATCGCGACCACCAGCGCGTTGACGCCGATGCCGCGGCCGAGCTGCGAATGAGGATAGATGAAGCGGACCAGCGCAGTATTGACGCTGAGGATTCCGGCCGCGCCGAACCCCTGCAGGATGCGGGCGACCGTCAGCAGCGGCAACGTATGCGATAGCGCGCAGAACAGCGACGCCAGCGTGAACAGCAGCAGCCCCGCCAGATAGACCCGGCGATAGCCGATGATCTCGCCGAGCGAGGCCAGCGGCAGCAGCGAGATCGTGATCGCCAGCTGATAGCCGTTGACGATCCAGATCGAGAAGGCGGGGCTGGCGTTAAGATCCCGCGCGATGGTCGGCAGCGCAACGTTGGCGATCGAGCCATCGACGACCGCCATCACCAGGCCCAGCGCGATCGTGAGAATGGCCCAATTGCGCTGCGGTTGCGGCAGCCCGTCGGGATGCTCGATGATCGCGGACGACATGTCGTGAAATGGCCTTTGGTTCCAGCATGGGCGGGCTTACCGGATGCTGGATTAACCTGGCCTTTGCAACCCCCGAAATGACAGATACCGGCCGCGATCGAAACGCGGCCGGGGAGCTGCGGGAGGACGCTCAGCCCTGGCCGAGCAGTTCCTTGATCCGCCGCTGCAACTGCCGTTTCTTGATCTCGCTGCGGCGGACCCGCTCGTCGAGATCGCTGACCGGGGTGTCCGAGGTCATGATCCGGAACGCGAGGCCGACCTTGTTGGCCTGGCGCCAGATCATGCGCGCCAGGAACGAGCGGCCCTTGCGCGCGACGCTGAGATTCATCTCTTCGGGCAAGTGTGCGGCGTCGCCAAATTCGACGCACGCGCCGCCTTCGCTGATATTGCGGACGATGCAATCCATCGTCGAGCCGCGCTCATTGATCTCCGCAACCGCACCGTAAAACACCTTGTCACGTGGGCTCTGGCGCCGGTCCTGCATGGGAAATCCTCCTTAAATTAACGGCAGGACTGTACCGGTCCGGACCCGCGAAAAGAAGGGTACGAACGGAACCCGTTGGAGTTAGTGTAAATTGTTTGCATCTGTGAAGGTCAGGATTCCCGGCTATTTTGCGCCGCAAACGACCCGAGAAACTAGTTCGGCACTCGGCTGTGCCGCCAATCGCGCGGCGAAAGGCCGTAATGGTCGCGGAACACGCGGCCGAAATGCGAGAGATCGTTAAAGCCCCAGGCGAATGCAATCTCGCCGATATGGCGATGCGCGTGTGCCGGCGAGGC
Protein-coding sequences here:
- a CDS encoding D-alanyl-D-alanine carboxypeptidase, with translation MLRTTLASSRALRVGVLGLVTVTTAILITSDSAEARRHRRHTARHHHSEPARESYSPQFATIIVDGNTGSVLTSNSPDGLRHPASLTKIMTLYLLFERLDSGKMKLDTEMPVSEHASEQDPTKLGLRPGQTIRVEDAIKGLVTRSANDAAVVIAEAIGGSEDDFARMMTRKARALGMSRTTYRNASGLPNDEQITTARDQSTLGRAIQDRFPRYYRYFSTTAFNFRGHTITGHNRLLGSVEGVDGIKTGYTRASGFNLVTSIHRGNRFLVGVVLGGRSGGSRDAIMRNLLAENIGKGATTRTAAAITERNPADANIEVADADSGRSADTAPVAASEPAAAAVAVQAPRPASKPSLMAAVAAALPPPPAKPEPQAKPEPAPLTSGVIQTQPIAAIPGSAEPMKPVKVKTVQVKAGQIKLAAAGPAQSAPPITSTIPSRGEVPETSNAMMARAAETTRPEMPPQPANFGTGNGILGVLPASSVHAPAAVAAPQAVASIEPTTRSLQAAPQTSVVKPGAAHSGWIIQVGALESEGEANKRIDLARSSARGLLSKADPFTEVVAKDNRKLYRARFAGLERDQAEAACKTLKRAEISCITVRN
- the clpS gene encoding ATP-dependent Clp protease adapter ClpS, producing the protein MSNDDNRNGAGSGPSTSVITKVKPKTKRPNLYRVLILNDDYTPMEFVVHVLERFFNKDAEAATKIMLHVHHHGIGECGVFTYEIAETKVTQVMDFARKHQHPLQCVMEKK
- a CDS encoding TadE/TadG family type IV pilus assembly protein; amino-acid sequence: MLGSAISNRVRAALRRFSRATDGNVAVIFTFAMLPILAFVGAAVDYTRANNARTAMQSALDSTALMLSKDLTMGNITAAQIPNKAQTYFNSLFTNKDGQGISVSAAYTTPTANTAATILLSGSGYINTYFMKFADLSHGNFQKMNFGTSTTTTWGNVKMRVALALDNTGSMSQNGKITALRNAVAGTGGLIDQLSALSKNNGDVYISVIPFAKVVNLGASNYGQNYIDWTDWLNPPTAQPNNGSTQATLPMNWHAVGPGARCPWTNGNGGFTCTKGPTNSSNTTYIPSSGTYSGYICPSVDYNSHTLYNGCWVSTPAGTGVFCTGSSSCACPTDSTGYAVSGCSCGTKNGVYSCSGNLYTHDWTQPGPNDTVDNKNQPRVTAVVGWTNNQWTSTNKTPTVVNNWQQPSTNPISTWTGCITDRTQPNDATGVLPTTSDVTTMFPANEYYENGTAYCNSNVSTPLEPIIPLSYNWSALKTAVNAMQPTGGTDQSVGLAWAWQSLLVGGPLNAPAEDSNTTYNRVIIILSDGLNTEDRWPDYGDGSSQASGNPIDARQTLQCQNLQAAKDSNGAPMYTIYAIQVNTSSPADPTSTVLKNCASSPDKFFMLTSSTQILTTFNTIGTALSKLRLAK
- a CDS encoding phasin family protein gives rise to the protein MVKIEDIQNYGKEHFESVTASANNLQSGVQAIATAYGDYAKKSFEDTKSFVEKLSGVKSLDKALEAQTEYLRSSYETFVAESQKIAGLYSDCAKQTFKPYEGLVSKFAPAQ
- a CDS encoding DnaJ domain-containing protein; amino-acid sequence: MPTLIAGVVAIVILYSALQMFRAANPAVLARAIKIGGGVLALAVAAFTGVRGELAVAIPLGIFGAGLLGWSPFGSTGFPNFGGMFGGSRNQGQSSRVRSQYLDMSLDHDSGVLKGQIVAGPQAGHMLDEFDLSQLLAMVPSFDAESVALLESYLDRRFPAWRQDAQGDRTGGQGRAATSGKMTNEEAYQILGLQPGASRDDIGRAHRTLMKKLHPDQGGSTYLAARVNEAKDTLLRTHL
- a CDS encoding DUF302 domain-containing protein, which encodes MAIDGLISLRSQVGPKQTADRLKAELQARGLTLFAQIDHAAGAAGAGLTLRPTELFVFGNAKGGTPLMQAAQTIGIDLPLKALVWQDEAGDCWLSYNDPAWLAERHGFAEATGQVTANMSALLATIAKAVTSGGA